The following are encoded in a window of Vespa crabro chromosome 2, iyVesCrab1.2, whole genome shotgun sequence genomic DNA:
- the LOC124433111 gene encoding serine/threonine-protein kinase 16 yields MNNLGLSLILKMGCLCAKETITVNTKKYTVREHLGEGGFSTVLLVEDNITHRKYAIKKIVCHGPEDQHIAVKEIEYHSLVKHPNVIECIDSTHKGTADPVVNATSEVLLVLPYYYRGTLAHELERRAKNNDYMNPIDILNIFLQICEGVKAFHEAKPNPLAHRDLKTANIVLNDQDIPVIMDLGSVAPARVKVCGNQAAQTLQDIAAERCSMPYRAPELFNVESYCMIDERTDIWSLGCILYALCYFKSPFDTVYERGDSVALAVISANITFPEEAPYNEDMQNLILSMLKVNPMERPYIYSVIESVHDTIAKFEGRV; encoded by the exons atgaacAATCTTGGCCTGAGTTTAATTCTAAAAATGGGATGTCTTTGCGCCAAGGAAACTATTACTGTAAATACGAAAAAGTATACAGTTCGCGAACATCTGGGAGAAGG TGGATTTAGTACAGTACTTTTAGTAGAAGATAATATAACACATAGAAAATATGCAATTAAAAAGATTGTTTGTCATGGGCCTGAAGACCAGCACATAGcagtaaaagaaatagaatatcaTAGTCTTGTAAAGCATCCAAATGTTATAGAATGTATTGATTCCACACACAAAGGAACAGCAGATCCAGTTGTAAATGCAACTAGTGAAGTACTACTTGTACTACCTTATTATTAT AGAGGTACACTAGCACACGAATTAGAAAGACGagctaaaaataatgattatatgaatcccatagatattttaaatatctttttacaaATATGCGAAGGTGTAAAAGCTTTTCACGAGGCAAAGCCAAATCCTCTTGCACATAGGGATCTAAAGACAGCAAATATAGTCTTGAATGATCAAGATATACCTGTTATAATGGATTTAg gaTCTGTAGCACCAGCAAGAGTTAAAGTTTGTGGTAATCAAGCAGCTCAAACATTGCAAGATATAGCAGCTGAAAGATGTTCAATGCCCTATAGAGCACCAGAGCTATTCAATGTTGAAAGCTATTGTATGATTGATGAACGAACAGATATTTGG tCTTTGGGTTGTATTCTATATGCTTTATGTTACTTCAAGTCTCCTTTTGACACCGTTTATGAAAGAGGAGATAGTGTGGCACTTGCTGTTATAAGTGCGAATATTACATTTCCAGAAGAAGCACCTTATAATGAA gATATGCAAAATTTAATTCTCTCCATGTTAAAAGTTAATCCAATGGAGCGgccttatatatatagtgtaatAGAAAGTGTGCATGATACTATAGCAAAATTTGAAGGTAGAGTGTAA